The following are encoded together in the Girardinichthys multiradiatus isolate DD_20200921_A chromosome X, DD_fGirMul_XY1, whole genome shotgun sequence genome:
- the LOC124863338 gene encoding bryoporin-like, with the protein CLAQHWCETLKVKILETAEAVFATLSTNRNCTIEITNVSGSYCLINPKVYMARGFSYHPPQLTVRTQKTEVCSFTKDDNTATGAVGLLTYDLFHMQNRVCSERMAVMFSVPFDHNIYKNRLAVGVVEHSRACDKHLYDQMYDGNDLSNFAHSEANGCGLEYKAAYVDLIATMSTTGKAIIKVELYDKMGR; encoded by the exons TGTCTGGCACAACACTGGTGTGAAACTCTAAAAG TCAAGATACTGGAAACCGCAGAGGCTGTGTTTGCCACACTTAGCACCAACAGAAACTGCACCATAGAGATAACCAATGTCAGTGGTAGCTACTGTCTCATTAATCCCAA GGTATATATGGCAAGAGGCTTTTCTTACCACCCACCCCAGCTCACAGTTCGAACCCAAAAGACAGAAGTTTGCTCCTTCACAAAGGATGACAACACCGCCACCGGTGCGGTCGGCCTGCTAACCTACGATTTGTTCCACATGCAGAACCGGGTTTGTTCCGAGCGTATGGCCGTCATGTTCTCCGTGCCTTTTGACCACAACATTTACAAGAACCGGCTGGCTGTGGGTGTGGTCGAGCATTCCCGGGCCTGTGACAAACATCTGTACGACCAGATGTATGACGGGAATGATCTCAGCAATTTTGCCCACTCCGAGGCAAACGGGTGTGGGCTTGAATATAAAGCAGCATATGTTGATTTAATAGCCACAATGTCTACAACAGGCAAAGCCATTATTAAAGTGGAGCTGTATGATAAAATGGGCCGCTAG